From the Candidatus Kapaibacterium sp. genome, the window TTTTGAACTCCGTTGTATTTCTATCATCGAATAACTTATAACGAATAACATTTTTTCCGTAAGAATTACGAGCATACATTCTAAATCCTTTTTGAGGATAAACTCTCACTATATTACCGTGCATTCTCAAACCAATATTTTGCGAAAATCCTACAGAATTGTCAGGTTCATAGAATTCTACATAAGCAAGGCGTTCCCACGTTTGACCGCGACCCCAGAAATTTCCAGTCCACCATGAATTTGTTGAATCCCAATGAACGCCCGGAACCATAATACCTGTTTCATAGTCGAACAAATCTTCATGTTGTACACTCAATGATACTATTGGTAAAATATTATGATTAATACCAAGTTCGTTAATGAAATACGAGTGTGTGATTACATCGCTGACCTTGTCGCCTGTAGAATTGAAAACTGCGGCTTTGATAATAATTGCTTTGGGTACAGAATCTATTGTCGGGGGTTTATATAAATCCGGTGGTGAAATTAGAATTTGTGAAATGTTTTTTTGTGAGTGCAATCGGGAATCCATCATCAATGGACCTTCATATAATTTGGAGGCTGGGGTTGGCTCGTTTCCGTCAGTTGTATAGTATATTTTGTTTTCTTGACGTTTGTTTTCTAAAGTTAGCACGAAAGTTTCATCATAAATTCCGCCACGATGTGAGAAACTTAGCTCATCAATTGGTGCTTGATACCAATTAGTTTCGCCGGGAGTTGGATTTGAAAATACGTACATCTGACTACTGCCGTCAGGAAATAAGCCATAACTATGGTTTGATTGTAACGCTATTGCCGGCAGCATATGAACAATTTTGCCGTCAAAAGTCAGGAACAAGTCCTCACCTGCGGCTGCTATTGCAAAATTTGTGTGCAATTCGGCACCCTTAATTGCACGGTCTTTGTTCGATGCAAATACCACAAGATAGCCGTATGCCCCAATTGTAGTATCGGGAAAACACCACCTTTGGAGTTCTTTTCCTTTATCCGAAAGGCAATATCCCGACAAATTGATTGGCGATGAAGTATTATTATAAATCTCAATCCAATCGCTATCGTCACCATCTTCATCAAAGTAAAATTTGTTGTTCGACGACATAAATTCGTTGATGAAAAGAGATTGGGCGTTTGTTGAGATTGACAAGAATAGAGTGAAAATCACAGAAAGCAATAAGCTTTTTTTCAGAAGAGCATACATAATTCCATGTCCCGAATATATACAAAAAATAAGGTACTACCTTAGCGGATATACCCTCCAAAAAGGTTTGCAATATCTTTCCGGAACAAGCTCAATCGGAAATTGGCTTTAGAAAAAGAAAAATTTATTTGCTTTGCTTTCAACATAGCTAGTCTTACGAATTCCATAAAATCTTATTGTTAAGAATTCGCAAAGAATTGAAGTTTTTTTTTGCGGACTATTTACTTGTCATCAACCAAATCATAAATGGTCGGTTGTGCTAATTGTTCGGGCACTATAGTATTGCTGAAGGTAAATGTACCGCTGAATTTCTTGGTCATGGTCGGAGTAGTATGCTTGTCACCAAGAGTAAGGTTGTTGAAAAAGACTGTTCTTGTGCCATTTGCGTTTTGCTTGACATATAAGTTGCCCGTCGTTTTGACTCCTGTGATACTTGATTCATCTACCCAACTATTCACATTTGTACCGTCTGTAGCCTTAATTCCCATGCTGAATTCATTGCTTTCGTGGGCAAGTACAGATTTACGATATTCTAACTTTGTAGTGCCGCTTGCAGTCGGAATCTCTTTGCTTAATTTTATAGTAATCACATCATCGTAGTCATCTCCATAAACAAAAATCCATACTTCGTCTAAAGCAGATTGATGAAACTGGCTTATCTTATCCATAATATGAACCTCTCCGTCAATGACCATTGTGTTGTTTGCGGCAAGTGCTTGAGTGTTATCGTTTTTATTATCATCGTCATTGTTTACGCTTTTATCTTCGCTACAAGAGATGAATAATGCAATTGTAATTGCAATAAGTATAGTTCTAAAGAAAGTATTTGAAAGCATATCTTGAATCCTAAATATGAATAAATAATAATAGCAAATATAAAAATAAAATTTAGTATTGCCAAATTAATTACTTAGCATTAAAGATTTTATTCTTAACTCTTGGTTATTTTTTATTTGATTTCTAAATAAAACACATAAAAGTGCTCCAAATTATACTTCTCGCTCCAGATTTCGGGTGGTTCATGATTCAGAATGCAGTAATTATTCCATCCTGAACCGTGATCATACGGTGGAGAATATGCGAAAATCGGAGTGCGCTTGCCAATGGCAATAGGATTACCACCATCTTTATGGTTCAATTCTCGTAATATGTAATTTTTGTCGCCATCGAGCACCTTCATCATATTTAAACTTTGGTAATCAATTCGCATATTGAAAGTATCATTTTCCAATTTTCCGCCGAGTCTGATGGAATACTCCTTAGATACATCCGAATATGCAACTTGGTCACAAAAATTGATATTATAAATCATAGTATCATTTCCTACGACGAAAGTGTTCTTCTTGTCCACACAATCTAAGCCCAAATCGTCAGTATAGCTAAATTTGCCGTCTTTGTATTCATCATAAGAAAGCAAGAATCTTTTACCTTTCATAGTGGTATCATTGCAAATGATTGTAAGCATCTGGATTCCATTCAATTCATTTGCCATTAACAAATCCTTGTCTTGGACGAGTCTGAAGCTGATTTTGGTGCTATCCTGTTGGGCAATAGCATCGAAGGAAAAGAATAAGCATAATAGTAAGAGTATCGTTTTCATTTTTTACCTAACCATAAGGTTTTACATCATTATACGAAAATACGAATTAAATGCAAATTATAGCATTTAGATGAATTTTATTATTCAATTTGCGAAATGACAGTCAATTATTACGCAGGAGTTAAGACCTAATACAAAAAATGCCCTACACTTTAAAGCGTAGGGCATTCATGATTTGTTTATTTAAAGAGCCTTTAGATTGTTCTTTTCAATATATTATCGCATCATTTCTTATGCAATTTGAAGCTGGCTCTAATATTGTTCTCAATTTTATTACGATAAACCAACATACTCGGTACGAAAATGCTACCATTGGATTCTGTAAACATCACCTTTGGGTCGAAAGCGAACTCATACCTATATTCACCCGAATCATCAATTGTAATCGGCGGATTGAGATTGAATGTGAAATTCAATACAACAGTTGAAAAGTATTCAAAATCGTGAGCTTCGCCATTTTGGTAATACTTACCTCTTACAGCGATTGTGTTACGGTCCGAAGTCACAAAATCTTCGAAGTAAGGCTTAGTAAGATAATTCACAAGGTCAGCAGGCGTTAGTCTGTGCATTTCTATCTTAATTTTGTTATATGTTCCTTCTTTTAAAGAGGCATCAGCGAAAACAACTCCTGAATTATTCGAATCCGAGCGAACTACAAAAGCACCGGTCACAAATTGAAGTCCTTTGCTTTCATCGAAAGTAGTGTCGTTGGAAGTAGTATTTCCTCCGTGAAACTTAACTCGAGAAATCAACAACTTTAAGTCAGTTATTACGAGTGAGTCTGCATATTCTGCGCTCTGAAAAGCGTCATTGTCCTTGTTAACCATCGAATTTACGGTGGACTCTGTCATAGCTGAACTTAAAACAACCCTGTTGCCTTGCGGATTGTTAGAAGTATCGGAACAAGAAACCGCGAAAAAAGCGGCTATAAATGCAAATAAAATCCATTTCATAAATCCTCCAAAAAAATGTTACATCATAATTTATGACGTTAATTTATATGACGGTTAAGGATTAGTTAAGTTTCATTTCTTATACTTGATGAAAGGTGTAGATTTTGTGAGATTATGATGAATGCTGTAATAATTTCTTGTATAAAAAAAATGTACTACAATTATTAAATTGCAGCACATTATTTATTATATTTAATCTCCCTACTCCTCAAGTGTCGAAAGATTGCCCGGGTCTTCTCCCATCGCTTGAGCTTTGAGCACTCGTCGCATGATTTTACCGCTTCGAGTTTTGGGTAATTTATCTACAAATTCGATATGCTGCGGTTTGGCTATCGGACCAACCTCATGAGCAATATGCTTGCGTAAATCTTCGATTAGTTCATCGCTTGGCTGTTGATTTTGCTTCAAAATGATATATGCATAAATCACATTCCCTTTAATTTCGTGCGGCACACCGATTGCGGCAGCTTCAGCCACGGCATGATGGCTGACGAAAGCACTTTCGATTTCAGCGGTGCCGAGCCTGTAACCGGACACTTTTATAACGTCATCCACTCTGCCGATAACCCAGATGTAGCCATCTTCGTCAATTTTGGCGCTGTCACCGGTCATGTACGCCCCGGGATATTTAGTCCAATATTGGTCAACCATCCGCTGAGGGTCGTTGAATATAGTGCGAACCATAGCGGGCCACGGAGTTTTGATAATCAAATATCCTTCCTCATTTGCTTTTACCGGATTTCCTTGCTCATCAACGACTTCCATTTTGATTCCCGGGAATGGCAATGAACCTGAGCCGGGCTTCAAAGGCATTGTTGGGAAGGGGGAAATCATGTGCATTCCGGTTTCAGTTTGCCACCATGTATCTATTACGGGGCAACGCTCGCGACCTATAACTCTGTAGTACCATTTCCAGGCTTCGGGATTGATTGGTTCGCCGACAGAGCCAAGAATGCGAAGTGACGATAAATCGTGACGGTTTGCCCACGAATCTCCGAAACGCATAAATCCGCGAATCGCCGTTGGAGCAGTATAAAGTATGTTAATCCCGTATTTTTCGATCATTTGCCACCAGCGATTAGGGTATGGATGGTAGGGCGCCCCCTCGTACATAAAAATAGTCGCTCCATTGAGCAGTGGTCCGTAAACGATATAGCTGTGTCCGGTAATCCAGCCAGGGTCGGCTGTGCACCAGATTCTATCGGAATCCTGAACATCGAGATAATACTTTGTCGTGACATAAGTCCCGACCATATATCCGCCATGAGTGTGCAAAATCGCCTTGGGTTTGCCGGTTGTGCCTGAAGTATATAAAATGAAAAGCGGGTCTTCGGACGAAGTTTCCTCAACTACGCATGGTTGATTTGCAATCGGCAATTTGATTAATTCGTGGTACCACATATCTCTGCCGGGCTCCATGTAAACTTGGTGCCCTGTGCGTTTGACTACGATGACGTGCTCAACTGTGCCTGCTCTCTGCAAAGCTTCGTCGGCTATATCCTTGAGTTTCACGATTTTGCCGCGTTGATAGGCTCCATCGGCAACAATTAAGACACGCGATTGGCTGTCTTCGATTCGTTCGGTTAGCGATTCGACCGAAAAACCACCGTAAACAACTGAATGCACGGCACCGATACGGGCACATGCAAGCATTGCGATGATAATTTCAGGCGTTCTGCCCATGTAAATCGTAACGCGGTCGCCTTTTTTGACAGCCATGCTTTTTAGTAGATTGGCAAATCGGCAAACGTCATTGTGCAACCTGAAATAGGACATAGTGCGGTGTTCGCCGTCTTCGCCTTCCCAGATTAGCGCCAATTTGTTACGGCGGTAAGTCTTGACGTGTCTATCCAAGCAATTATACGAAATGTTGGTGCGTCCACCTGTAAACCACTTGTAGAAGGGCTTTTCGGAATCATCAATCACCTTGTCCCACTTTTGGAACCAATCCAATTCATTGGCAAAATCTGCCCAAAAGCCTTCGTAATCTTGCTCTGCCCGTTTGTCGAATTCGCTTCTGTCTTTCAAATTCGCATTGGCAATAGTTTCCGGCGACGGATAATAAACATCGCCAGTCAATTCAATTTCTCCCATAGTCTTTCCTAAATTTCATTTTAAGCATATCATAAATTTACGAAATTTTCTGCAGGAATGAAAATATTTTTTAACGATTAACTATAAAAAGTTTGGGAATTTTTCTTCCACCGGATTCAATTAAAAGCAAATATGTTCCGTTTGCCAAATGTGAAATATCAATATTTTCATTGGAAATTATTTCTCTTTTTTCAAAAACAATTTGTCCGTTAATATTAATTATTTCGATATAATATTTTTCATTATTATTATAATTAATATTAATTGAATTTTGAGCCGGATTTGGACTAATTATTATATTTGGCGAAATATTATTATCTTCGATACTGCTGACATCAATTTCAATAGCACCAATCGAAGGAGGATTGCCGAATTTATTGCCATAATAATCATATTTAGCGTAATTATTTACGTAAGCTGCCCCTTTTATAACAGAATTTTGCGAGGGAATTAAATTTGAATCCGTTAAATTTGTAAACAGTGGGTCAATACCGCGGATACTGTTTAATTCTGAAACCGGAACATTTGGCGAAATCCAATCAACATTTTCATGATTGTACCAAAGATTATTTCTAAAAGAATATGATTCGGATAATGTATTTGGACCAATATTTATTGAAGGCGATGCAGCAGCATTAGACAAATAGACAATATTATTTGAAAATTCATTGCCTGCATCAAATTGCATCTGAGCATGATTATTTTCACGTAAAATCCTGATCACCCATTTTTCGGGATTAATTATTGTATTATTTATGACTTTCGAATTGCGCGTCCCGACATAAGCAAAAGGAGCTTGTGAACCGAAAAATATATTCGCAAAAACGATAATTTCCTCCGATTCGGCAGGTGCATCAAGAGGACGGAAGTATTCCATTCCTGTGCTTCCACCAATATTCAAAGCTCGCAAGCCACCATTTATGAACAAGTTGCGAGAGATTTGAATATTTTTTGTTCCACCTTTGGCTTGGATAGAATTAGAGCCACCGTTTCGAAAAACATTATTTTCGATAATACCATCGTGGCACCCGACCATATCAATGATACTCCCACCTGCCGAGCCATTCGCAAAGCTACAATTAGTGATGCTGAAATTCACAACACCCGACATTTTCAAGCAATCATTATTGCCGCTTGCGTTCATCCCGAGCCACTTGCAATCATCAATTGTGATGTTGAGAGCGGGATTGCTGAAGTCGCCACCGTCATCGATATTGACACCATTTTGGGTTTGCCCTTCGAATGCCAAACGCGAAATGTGCAAATTTGCAGGATTTGACAATTGAAAGGCACTGCCACCACCGCTGAACAAAATATAATCGCCAGTCCCTGATGTGATTACGATAGGCAAATCCGCAGTGCCACGAAGGTCGGAAATATAGCTCGATTGTGTAATCGGGCTGTCGAAAAACAAAATCGTATCGCCCGGGACAGCTTGATTTGCTGCTTGGGTAAAGCTCGCAAATTCATACGAAGCGCCCACTTTCAAAGTTCTCGCACCCGAAACGCTCGCCATTGCAAACATCAGAAGAATAACACATAAAGTAACATTTTTCATTTTTTTCACCTTTTATATTGAAAAATTTGTACAAAGATACGATTTTTCTTGGATAATATAAATATTGTGATTAGTTTGTAAATGGAATTGTTACATAGACGGTATTACATTTTTCATTTTAAATTTTTGATATAAAAGCTTATGAACACATTAATAATATTATTTTTTTTGAAGAGCTTATTTGGAAATGTTTCCGAGTATGAAATTCCTGCAGAAGGATTATCGAGAATAAGTTGGGTTGATATTGTTGAGATAAACAACAAAATGTACTATTACGATAGAATGTTAACTCAAGATTGCTCAATCGAGTTAGTAAACATCGAAGATTCAACTGATGTTTTAAAACTTCTCATTGATGTTGATTGGCTCTATACAAACAGTTGCGAGAAATACCTCATGACAAATATTTGTAGCGACGCTGATACATTGATCTTTTGCGTTGCAAAAAAAGTAATAAGATATGTGTATGATGGGTCAAATGAGTTGAAGTTGGATAATATTTACGACTTGGATGAAATTTTTAAACAGAAAAGACTTTACTATGCAAGTAGACTTATACTTGATAAAGGTGTTTTAATCGGGTTATCTGACTCATACAGACCAAAAAGCTCTAATAAGGACGATTTATTTAGTTGGCAGCTCAGTCTTTCTGATACTAATCATCGTTTTATAAATATTGAATATACTAAAGGCTTTTATTGGACCTTATTTCAACCGAGAAATGTAATTGATTATTTTCAAGGGTCATATGCCGTGACTGATATTACCAACTACAGCATCTATATTAAAGATAAAAATTTTCAAACCCTAGATACTTTGACCCGAAAATTCGATAATTGGAAAGCAAATACTTATGAACTTGAAAAATTTGATGGCAAGCACCCAATGGCAGTGATTGATTTCTTGCAATCCGACACCGCTACAAGAAATTTGATTCATAGAGTGAATTTTCTTGATGCAAATCACTTACTTGTTTGTTATTCGGATAATGATGATTTATTTTTAGATAGTTCTCATTCACTTTACAATTTAAAATATGACATTTGGGCTAAGAAAGACAATCATTGGTTCTTAGAGTCATCAGATATTTCTTTATCCGAGGACAAGATGCATAATAGCTATATTTTGCAACATAAAAATCACTCTAACATGATTTATAACTTTGACTATGGCTCAGATGGATTTTACAAACTGGTTTTACGGAAGTCGAATTGAAATTTTTATTATTAATATTGGGTTTTCAGGCTCTATTCACATCAGATTTGAAAGAAGTTGACGAAGCCTTCTTTGAAAATAGCCTTGTTATTGTACTAAATTCACCTTATTGCAGTGATTGTTTGGACATTATCGAAAAGTCATCATACTTATGGAAAGAAAAGCTAAAAACAATAGTCATAACAAAATCAGTGAAGATAAAGAAAAGTGCTCAGGTCGCTGCTTTTGAGCTTAAGAAAAAATTAAAATATAATGAAATCCTCTTTGTTGAATCTTCGCCCCGCAACTTCATGTCTAATATTAAATTTAGAGATACTGAAATATCAAAGAGCCCTGCAATCATTATCAGATACCAAGATAAGGAAGTATTGTTGATGTTTGATGATTTATTTGCAAAGAAATATACTCCAAAAAGCGTATCTGAAACAATAAAGTTGAAGTTAAAAGAGCTGGATGTGATTAAGTAGGTTATTAGTATTTGTCATTCTGAACGAAGTGAAGAATTCATGTATTCATGAAAACTTGATTCTTCGACTTCGTCTCAGATTGACCAACTGATGATGTACTCCCGTCATTCTGAACGAAGTGAAGAATCCAGAAACCACTCTTCACTTAAATCATACCATTCAGGATTAATTGATTCTATAAGTGTTATTTTTTTAGCTCTTAAAAAACCTTTAATTTGCTTTTCTCTTTCAATTGCACTTACAATATTTCCGCAATCTTCAAAGTAAACAAGATTATGAACTGAATATTTTTTTGTAAACCCATCAATCAAGTTGTTCTTATGTTCATAGACTCTTTTAAATAAATCAGACGTGACACCTGTATATAAGGTTCCATTTCTTTTAGACGCCATGATATAAACATATCCCTTTTTCATAATTACACCTCTTCAGTTCTCCCGTCATTTTGAACGAAGTGAAGAATCGATGTATTTTTAAAACTTGATTCTTCATCTGCGGCTCAGAATGACCAAATTATGTTATTCTCCAATCCATGTATTCTTGAAAACTTGATTCTTCACCTGCGGCTCAGAATGACCACAAAATGATGTCTTACCGTCATTCTGAACGAAGTGAAGAATCCATGTATTTTAAAACTTGATTCTTCACCTGCGGCTCAGATTGACCAACTTATGTTATTCTCCAATCCATGTATTTTTTAAAACTTGATTCTTCACTTCGTTCAGAATGACTAAACCTCTACCCCTTACTCCCGTTCTATTCTGATTCTGCCGTCAACGGCGATTACAGAGTCGGATTTGCCTAATAGCGGGTTCAAATCGAGCTCGACGATTTCGGGTGCGGCTGCGAGCAAAGCACTGAGCCGCTCAATAATATCAGCCCAAATTTCCTTGTTTACACCTTCTCGCTTGCGCACACCTTCAATTAGTTTGTATGATTTCAGTTCGCTCATCATTTTCAGCGCTTCCTCTTTGCTGATTGGAGCCAAGCCCGAAGCGACATCTTTCAGCACTTCGATGAATATTCCGCCGAGACCAAGCAAAATGATATGCCCGAAGTCGGGTTCTTTCATTGCCCCTACGAATAGCTCGGTGCCGTTGAACATCGGTTGGAGCAAGACGCTTGTGCAATCTTTTATTTCAATCATTCTATCAAATTCTTTGCGGATGATGTCGGGGTGACGGATATTGAGCACAACTCCGCCGACGTCAGTCTTGTGCACAGGTCCTACAACTTTCATCACGATTGGATAGCCCAATTCTTCGGCGTATTGCACGGCTAACTCGGCAGTATTTGCCAGCTTTTCCGGTACGCGCGGAATCCCCGATGCGTCAAGCAAGGTTTGGATTTTATCGGGGCTTAGGTAACCGGAATCGCTGGATTCGATAATTTGGCGAATAGTCGCGACGTCAATTGTCGGCAAATCGAATTCTTTCGCGGGTTTAGGCGTGTGATAAACTTTGGTGAGTGCGTTGCCGATAGCGACTTCGTCAGTAAAATCAACTCTGCCGAGCGACAAAAAGTGCTTGACCGCTTTTTCGGCTTGGACAACTGATGGCAAACAGGGGTAAATCGGCTTTTTGCACCATTTCATTTTTTCGTGAAGAACATCGTAAACACCCGTCACGTCGAACATTCCGGTTGTGCCGAAGATGACAACTGAGCCGTCAATATTATCAAATTCCCTATCCACGTATTCCAGAATAGTGCCGAGTTGGTCGGCTGTTCCGGTAGCGAGGAAGTCAATCGGATTTGAAACCGACGAGCCATGATAAAGTTGGGCTAAAAGTTCATCTGCTGCCGGACCTTCAATCTTGGGGATGTTCAAGCCACCTTTAGCTAAAGAGTCAGTCAGCATCACTCCGGAGCCTCCTGCATGGGTAATAACGGCAATGTTGGGACCTTCCAATTGCTTGTGAAGCAAAACTCCGCCTACATAGAAAAGCTCTTGACGCGAGAAACATCGCACCACTCCGGCTTTACGGAACAGTGCATCAACCGCTGCATCAGAACCTGCCAAAGCACCTGTATGCGATGAAACGGCACGGGAACCGGCTTCTGTCGTTCCGGCTTTGATTGCTGCAATCCTGCAACCCTTCATAATCAAGGAGCGGCAATGTTTGAGAAGTTTTTCGGGCTTTTTGATTTGCTCAAGGTAGAATAACTTCACTTTGGCGCTTGTTTTTTCGTCGTATGTTTCGTCCCAATACTGGAGAATTTCCTCAACACCGATTTGGGCGCTATTGCCGACAGATAAGATGCTGTTGAACATCAATCCGCGTGGCACTGCCATTTCGAGTATGAAAGCGATTGTAGCCCCCGAAGCTGAAACCAAATCGCAACCTCTGTTGCTGAGTTGGGGCACTAATCCTGCAAAAACGCCCTTGTAATGAGGAGTCATCACACCGATGCAATTCGGTCCGATTAGAGTTCCACCAACGCTTTCCACCACTTTGACGATTTGTTGTTCGAGCTTTTTGCCCGATTCGCCAAATTCGCTAAATCCGGCTGACAAAATTATGAAAGCCTTCGTACCTTTAGATTTGGCAAGGATTTCTATAGTTGGGAGGCAAAATTTAGCCGGAATAGCCAAAATCGCCAATTCGACATTGTCAATTTCAGCGACATCCTTGAAGCACCGCACACCCTGCACGATTTCCTCTTTTGGATTGACAGCGGATAATTTCCCTCGGAAGCCGCCATCAATAATATTTTTCAGTATCTTACCACCCGGCTTTTCAACATCGTTCGAAGCCCCAATTATCACTATGCTCTTAGGAGCAATCAATTCATTTACTATCATTTACATTCTCAATTTTATTTTTCAAATAATATTGTTATTCAAATCACAATATATGAAAGATTTCCCATATAACAGCAATTTATTGTGAATTATTTTGCTTTGGGGACGTAATTTATCACTACCGGATTGCTCAAACGCCATTTTTCGTCGCGAGAATAGATATAATATGTACATTCGCGAGTAATATCAATATCCCAATCCATGAATCTGCTCTTATCAGCTTTTAAGACAGCCAAATCAACCATCGGACTGCCTTCTTCGGCATAATTTCGCTGAATGAAGAAGCCTACTACACGCTCGTCTGCGGGCGCTTTCCATTCGATATTGACATATTTTTCTTCTTGAATTACTTGAACCGAATCCGGTGGTCGTGGAGCTTCATCCTCAATTTCGAGCCGTCTTGTGCGTGAAAACGGGGATTCATTTCCGGACAAATCAACTGCGGAAACTTTGAAATAATGCTCTTTGCGTTCGCTGATTCGGTCGGAAAATGTAAGAGAATTAGTTTCGGTTTTGAGCGTGAAATTGCTCGAGTCGCCGATTGAAAGATATAATCGATATGCTTTCAAGTCACTATCGGGAGATTTTGTCCAGTTAACGAAATATCTATCGTCCTCTTCGTAAATGCTTGTCATTTCGGGCGTCAATGGCGGTACTACATCAATTACTCGCACTATGACTCGCTCCGATGGAAGTGAACGGTTGTAACTTTTGTCGAGTGCATAAACAAAATATGCAATATCGCTTTGCGACTCGCGACGCACGGTGTCAATAAATTCAGTTCCCGTAATTGGCTTTTCGTTTACCAGAAATCGAGTTGCAAATCTCGAATCGGATGAGCGCTCAATTTGATAGCCGAGCAAATCATGTTCGGTATTTGCTTCCCAACTTAGTTTGATAGCGCCTGTATCCCCGACTGCCACAACGCCGACAGGTGCAGAAGGCGGTATATAATCATCAATGATAAAAGTGAGAGTATCGGATGTCTCACTACGTGCCCCGCTTTGACCGATTGCAACGAGATAATAACTGTAGAATTCGCCTTCTCGGACATCAGCATCAGTCCAAGTTGTGATTCCGGCATCATATTGAGCGTCCAAAGTCGGAAATACTTTTACGAAATTGTCAGTATCGCCAATTGATTTAAATATTTCGTAACCAATTGGTCTGACACGAGATATGTTTCTCCATGATAATTTAAGTCTGCCGCCAAATTCATTAATTGTAATGTCTCCCGGAGCCAAGGGGACACGATTATCCGACGGAACTACTTCATAAACCGAAGTACGTTGACTTTCAAAACCAAAAGTATTAACTCCCGTTAAATAATAATAATATGTTTTTCCATTAATTAGATTCGCATCCACAAAATTAAAATAATTAGTGTCAACTTCGACTTCTTCGCCTGTTAATACTCCTTGGAACATATCTGCAAAATTTACAATTAAATATGGACCGGTAATATTATCGGCACGATAGATATTAAAATTAACAGCTCTCC encodes:
- a CDS encoding CotH kinase family protein produces the protein MYALLKKSLLLSVIFTLFLSISTNAQSLFINEFMSSNNKFYFDEDGDDSDWIEIYNNTSSPINLSGYCLSDKGKELQRWCFPDTTIGAYGYLVVFASNKDRAIKGAELHTNFAIAAAGEDLFLTFDGKIVHMLPAIALQSNHSYGLFPDGSSQMYVFSNPTPGETNWYQAPIDELSFSHRGGIYDETFVLTLENKRQENKIYYTTDGNEPTPASKLYEGPLMMDSRLHSQKNISQILISPPDLYKPPTIDSVPKAIIIKAAVFNSTGDKVSDVITHSYFINELGINHNILPIVSLSVQHEDLFDYETGIMVPGVHWDSTNSWWTGNFWGRGQTWERLAYVEFYEPDNSVGFSQNIGLRMHGNIVRVYPQKGFRMYARNSYGKNVIRYKLFDDRNTTEFKRLILKPFSSSGRETGIENYISNEFAAQLDIDVGASRPVILYLNGEYWGIYYIYERTDDHFISTYYEIDSDSVDIITDYAGFASEGSNDDYLQLYDFIENHDLTLPDNYNRVKDWIDINSFIDYLLLNIYLANNDWPVQNMKCWRSQNEGSKWRWVVYDSDAALIYLDYNMFHHSLNTDRDIWSAPPVATLFFRKLMDNEDFKTQFFHRFEFVINNYLNYNTTVLNFRDAIDALKYEVQRQGVRFGSPKSYEDWEVNIGNVNRFLQNRSCIVKEHALDTFNIELNLIECLPDNVEDDIVAYGQNFGIAPNPSSGSFRIEFTPQHTGNYEFYLLNLLGQKLQLANEYLNSGIPHTTYHNIDAPAGVYHLVIQGEKENQVEKIVIRNE
- the acs gene encoding acetate--CoA ligase; translated protein: MGEIELTGDVYYPSPETIANANLKDRSEFDKRAEQDYEGFWADFANELDWFQKWDKVIDDSEKPFYKWFTGGRTNISYNCLDRHVKTYRRNKLALIWEGEDGEHRTMSYFRLHNDVCRFANLLKSMAVKKGDRVTIYMGRTPEIIIAMLACARIGAVHSVVYGGFSVESLTERIEDSQSRVLIVADGAYQRGKIVKLKDIADEALQRAGTVEHVIVVKRTGHQVYMEPGRDMWYHELIKLPIANQPCVVEETSSEDPLFILYTSGTTGKPKAILHTHGGYMVGTYVTTKYYLDVQDSDRIWCTADPGWITGHSYIVYGPLLNGATIFMYEGAPYHPYPNRWWQMIEKYGINILYTAPTAIRGFMRFGDSWANRHDLSSLRILGSVGEPINPEAWKWYYRVIGRERCPVIDTWWQTETGMHMISPFPTMPLKPGSGSLPFPGIKMEVVDEQGNPVKANEEGYLIIKTPWPAMVRTIFNDPQRMVDQYWTKYPGAYMTGDSAKIDEDGYIWVIGRVDDVIKVSGYRLGTAEIESAFVSHHAVAEAAAIGVPHEIKGNVIYAYIILKQNQQPSDELIEDLRKHIAHEVGPIAKPQHIEFVDKLPKTRSGKIMRRVLKAQAMGEDPGNLSTLEE
- a CDS encoding T9SS type A sorting domain-containing protein, producing the protein MKNVTLCVILLMFAMASVSGARTLKVGASYEFASFTQAANQAVPGDTILFFDSPITQSSYISDLRGTADLPIVITSGTGDYILFSGGGSAFQLSNPANLHISRLAFEGQTQNGVNIDDGGDFSNPALNITIDDCKWLGMNASGNNDCLKMSGVVNFSITNCSFANGSAGGSIIDMVGCHDGIIENNVFRNGGSNSIQAKGGTKNIQISRNLFINGGLRALNIGGSTGMEYFRPLDAPAESEEIIVFANIFFGSQAPFAYVGTRNSKVINNTIINPEKWVIRILRENNHAQMQFDAGNEFSNNIVYLSNAAASPSINIGPNTLSESYSFRNNLWYNHENVDWISPNVPVSELNSIRGIDPLFTNLTDSNLIPSQNSVIKGAAYVNNYAKYDYYGNKFGNPPSIGAIEIDVSSIEDNNISPNIIISPNPAQNSININYNNNEKYYIEIININGQIVFEKREIISNENIDISHLANGTYLLLIESGGRKIPKLFIVNR
- a CDS encoding GIY-YIG nuclease family protein, yielding MKKGYVYIMASKRNGTLYTGVTSDLFKRVYEHKNNLIDGFTKKYSVHNLVYFEDCGNIVSAIEREKQIKGFLRAKKITLIESINPEWYDLSEEWFLDSSLRSE